The Rickettsia endosymbiont of Gonocerus acuteangulatus nucleotide sequence TATAAATCCAAACTTTAACTCCTATAACCCCATAAGTAGTTATAGCTTCTGCAGTCGAATAATCAATATCGGCTCTTAAAGTATGCAACGGCATTCTCCCTTCTATATACCATTCTGTTCTAGCAATCTCAGCTCCACCAAGACGTCCTGAGCAACTAACTCTTATACCTTGTCCACCTTGTTTAAATGAAGCTTGAATTGCTGTCTTCATTGCTTTTCTAAAGGATACTCTTTTTTCAAGCTGCGATGCTATTGTCTGAGCTACTATAGCCGCATCTATATTAAACTTTCTAACTTCATGAATATTTATATAAACTTCAGTTAAAGAAGTCATTTTTTCAATCGCTTTTTTTAACTTATCAATTTCACTACCGTTTTTACCGATAATTATATTCGGTTTTTTTGCATTAATATTGATAATAATACTTTTGTTAGAAGGACGTTCAATTAAAATTCTGCTAACTTGAG carries:
- the rpsC gene encoding 30S ribosomal protein S3, producing MGQKVCAHGFRVGPTLIKGWDSVFYAEKQYKTLFIQDLKIRELVNKSFTQAQVSRILIERPSNKSIIININAKKPNIIIGKNGSEIDKLKKAIEKMTSLTEVYINIHEVRKFNIDAAIVAQTIASQLEKRVSFRKAMKTAIQASFKQGGQGIRVSCSGRLGGAEIARTEWYIEGRMPLHTLRADIDYSTAEAITTYGVIGVKVWIYKGEYTENKRYN